Proteins found in one Candidatus Bathyarchaeota archaeon genomic segment:
- a CDS encoding DUF3782 domain-containing protein, which translates to MSLKEEFLELLERDRVFRRTVAGLIGYRDIMERFEEHDKKFNDILAELREHKKILEEHSKRFEEHDKKFNDILAELREHRKILEDHSKRLEEHSKRFEEHDKKFNEIIGEIHALRKDFELLGDRVEVTIGRMGRRWGIDLERTVLRIFKEALEARGIEPGKVEKFRFKDVDGKVTGVRGKIIDVDVLIRDDKLYVVEVKSMAEIEHVESLPEKAGHLEKILGRPVEKTLLVAVHIDREAYERARELNIEVIYSHIIE; encoded by the coding sequence ATGTCTTTAAAAGAGGAGTTCTTGGAACTACTAGAGAGGGATAGAGTTTTTCGGCGTACGGTTGCTGGCCTAATAGGTTACAGAGACATTATGGAGAGGTTTGAGGAACATGATAAAAAGTTTAATGATATACTGGCTGAATTAAGGGAGCATAAGAAGATACTTGAGGAACATTCTAAGAGGTTTGAGGAACATGATAAAAAGTTTAATGATATACTGGCTGAATTAAGGGAGCATAGAAAAATATTGGAGGATCATTCGAAAAGGCTTGAGGAACATTCTAAGAGGTTTGAGGAACATGATAAAAAGTTCAATGAGATAATTGGAGAGATACATGCTCTTAGGAAGGATTTTGAGTTGCTGGGTGATAGGGTTGAGGTTACTATTGGCAGGATGGGGAGGAGGTGGGGTATCGACTTGGAGAGGACGGTTTTGAGGATCTTTAAGGAAGCTCTAGAGGCCAGGGGGATAGAGCCCGGAAAGGTCGAGAAGTTCAGGTTCAAGGATGTCGATGGCAAGGTTACAGGGGTCCGGGGGAAGATCATCGATGTTGATGTCCTAATCAGGGACGATAAGCTCTACGTCGTCGAGGTGAAGTCCATGGCTGAGATTGAGCATGTCGAGAGCCTCCCAGAAAAGGCCGGCCATTTGGAGAAGATTCTCGGAAGACCTGTGGAGAAAACCCTACTAGTCGCTGTACACATAGATAGAGAGGCCTACGAAAGAGCTAGGGAACTCAACATAGAAGTCATCTACAGCCATATAATTGAATAG
- a CDS encoding indolepyruvate oxidoreductase subunit beta, with amino-acid sequence MKKMANLKEFNLIIAGIGGQGNLLASEIIASAAVREGRRVRVGETFGAAQRGGPVASYIRIGSEVYSPILDPGRADLIVGLEPVETLRNTLRFLRPGGGIVMNTRPIVPVEVSMGLQKYPSLEEILEALRRIGAERIIYFDATSEAERLGMAIVMNMIMLGAAAGSGLLPISTEAIRQVITDRLAGPLLELNLKAFELGFEKSRSQ; translated from the coding sequence GTGAAGAAGATGGCCAACCTCAAGGAGTTTAACCTCATTATAGCCGGCATAGGGGGGCAGGGGAACCTCCTAGCCTCGGAGATAATAGCCAGCGCCGCGGTCAGGGAGGGGCGCAGGGTGAGGGTTGGGGAGACCTTCGGCGCCGCCCAGAGAGGTGGCCCAGTAGCCAGCTACATCAGGATAGGGTCGGAGGTTTACAGCCCAATCCTAGACCCCGGGAGGGCTGATCTGATCGTAGGCCTGGAGCCCGTCGAGACCCTAAGGAACACCCTCAGGTTCCTCAGGCCTGGGGGAGGCATCGTGATGAACACCAGGCCCATAGTGCCCGTGGAGGTGAGCATGGGCCTACAGAAGTACCCATCGCTGGAGGAGATACTGGAGGCCCTTAGGAGGATAGGAGCTGAGAGGATCATATACTTCGATGCCACCTCTGAAGCCGAGAGGCTCGGGATGGCTATTGTGATGAACATGATAATGTTGGGCGCAGCAGCTGGGTCGGGCCTCCTACCGATTTCGACCGAAGCCATCAGGCAGGTCATAACTGACAGGCTCGCAGGGCCACTGCTGGAGCTGAATCTAAAGGCCTTTGAGCTGGGGTTCGAAAAATCTAGGTCACAGTAG
- a CDS encoding sulfurtransferase TusA family protein, translated as MRCLEADITVDARYKSCPGPLLALAEAVRRASPGQVIMLLATDPGAPKDIEVWASHVGHKLLGVERAEEVYRIYVEVSG; from the coding sequence GTGAGATGCTTGGAGGCCGACATAACGGTGGATGCACGCTACAAGTCCTGTCCCGGCCCCCTCCTAGCCCTAGCCGAGGCCGTCAGGAGGGCAAGCCCAGGCCAGGTGATCATGCTCCTTGCCACAGACCCGGGGGCACCAAAGGACATAGAGGTATGGGCCTCCCACGTGGGGCACAAGCTCCTAGGCGTGGAGAGGGCCGAGGAGGTTTACAGGATATATGTGGAGGTCTCGGGTTGA
- a CDS encoding DUF3368 domain-containing protein gives MTASDATPLIYMAKLNKLHLLKEIFTEIQVTPEVKREAIDKGKEKGYIDAYIIEEALKEGWIVESSLTEESMERCKALALIAGIDIGEAQTIFIARQKNQKIVLIDQSNAREAARQLGLTPRGTIYVVLSAAKRKILTKTEAKQILEMLIEKNFYVSAKIYRDALKAIEEL, from the coding sequence TTGACGGCTTCAGACGCCACTCCGCTCATCTATATGGCAAAGCTAAACAAACTCCACCTATTAAAAGAGATTTTTACAGAGATACAGGTAACACCAGAGGTGAAGAGAGAAGCCATAGACAAGGGGAAGGAGAAGGGTTACATAGACGCCTATATAATCGAAGAGGCCTTAAAGGAGGGTTGGATAGTCGAGTCAAGCTTAACAGAGGAGAGTATGGAGAGATGTAAGGCCTTAGCCCTAATTGCCGGGATAGATATCGGTGAGGCCCAGACCATATTTATAGCAAGACAGAAGAACCAGAAGATAGTTCTCATAGACCAGAGCAATGCAAGAGAGGCAGCCCGACAGCTTGGATTAACCCCCAGAGGCACAATCTATGTAGTTCTTTCAGCGGCAAAAAGAAAGATATTGACAAAGACCGAAGCTAAACAAATACTTGAAATGTTGATAGAAAAAAATTTCTATGTGAGTGCAAAAATCTACCGAGATGCCTTAAAGGCAATAGAAGAATTATGA
- a CDS encoding bis-aminopropyl spermidine synthase family protein: MRRWERKILDELAVSKRTIWELLDAINFPLKDFIEILRKLIREGMVEADEEGLYLTEKGRREIGGGGLRPWVEICPRCLGKGILFDGELRRLVEEFKAIVKDRPTPNPGYFQGYMLEEEVVARIALMSLYGDLRDRSFILLGDDDLLSVALSLTGLPSRITVLDIDERLGSFITSVSARHGLDIEFRKYNVADPLPDDLVGGFDVFSSEPLETFSGLRAFISRGVACLHEDGAGYIGLTYLEASPRKWFEAQRMLSRMNCLLTDVIRGFSIYPMSYGEVNYEDHIHRIVEDLGITVKGNEGINWYKSTLYRFEVLGRPRLIVPPDKRLRVRFIDPVEDITQVKLRRGKN; the protein is encoded by the coding sequence ATGAGAAGGTGGGAGCGAAAAATACTGGATGAGCTTGCGGTCTCGAAGAGAACCATATGGGAGCTTCTGGACGCTATAAACTTTCCATTGAAGGATTTCATCGAGATCCTCAGGAAACTGATCCGGGAAGGGATGGTTGAGGCTGATGAGGAGGGATTATACCTCACCGAGAAGGGTCGCAGGGAGATAGGTGGGGGAGGCCTCAGACCCTGGGTGGAGATATGCCCCAGATGTCTGGGGAAGGGGATCCTCTTTGATGGGGAGCTCAGGCGTTTGGTGGAGGAGTTCAAAGCCATCGTGAAGGATAGGCCCACCCCGAACCCCGGATATTTCCAGGGATACATGCTGGAGGAGGAGGTGGTCGCCAGGATCGCCCTCATGAGCCTCTACGGGGACCTCAGGGATAGGAGCTTTATACTCTTAGGCGACGACGACCTTCTCAGCGTAGCCCTATCCCTCACAGGCCTCCCATCCAGGATAACAGTTTTGGATATCGATGAGAGGCTCGGCTCCTTCATAACGAGCGTCTCTGCCAGGCATGGCCTCGACATAGAGTTCAGGAAGTACAACGTAGCTGACCCACTGCCGGATGACCTTGTCGGGGGGTTTGACGTGTTTTCCTCCGAGCCGCTTGAGACCTTCAGCGGCCTCAGGGCCTTCATCTCCAGGGGGGTTGCCTGCCTTCACGAGGATGGGGCTGGCTACATAGGTTTGACCTATCTGGAGGCCTCTCCTAGGAAATGGTTTGAGGCTCAGAGGATGCTCTCGAGGATGAACTGCCTATTGACGGATGTGATAAGGGGGTTCTCCATATACCCCATGAGTTATGGTGAGGTCAACTATGAGGATCATATCCACAGGATCGTTGAAGACCTTGGGATAACTGTGAAGGGGAATGAGGGGATAAACTGGTATAAATCGACTCTATATAGATTCGAGGTTTTGGGGAGACCTAGATTGATAGTCCCCCCGGATAAGAGGTTGAGGGTTAGATTCATAGATCCCGTTGAGGATATAACACAGGTGAAGCTTAGGAGAGGAAAAAATTGA
- a CDS encoding iron-sulfur cluster assembly scaffold protein, which produces MSSRVPMTYSRKVLELFRNPKNLGRMEDASAEAMAGSLACGDMIAIYLKVEDGTERILNAKFESYGCAANIAAASTLTEMVKGKTLMEAWRLSWKDISEELGGLPFVKFHCGVLAIGAMRRAIRAYYKDRPQPEWLPKEFTPEERQALEEEKLLEVLERRVERMKTGG; this is translated from the coding sequence ATGTCAAGCCGTGTACCCATGACATATAGCAGGAAGGTGTTGGAGCTCTTCAGGAACCCGAAGAACCTTGGAAGGATGGAGGACGCCTCGGCGGAGGCCATGGCCGGAAGCCTAGCATGCGGAGACATGATCGCCATATACCTCAAGGTCGAGGATGGAACCGAGAGGATCCTCAACGCCAAGTTCGAGAGCTACGGCTGCGCAGCCAACATAGCAGCGGCGAGCACCCTCACAGAGATGGTGAAGGGCAAAACACTAATGGAGGCATGGAGGCTCTCCTGGAAGGACATCTCAGAAGAGCTGGGCGGGCTCCCCTTCGTCAAGTTCCACTGCGGAGTCCTAGCCATCGGGGCCATGAGGAGGGCGATAAGGGCCTACTACAAGGACAGGCCCCAGCCCGAATGGCTTCCAAAGGAGTTCACGCCAGAGGAGAGGCAGGCCTTAGAGGAGGAAAAGCTACTGGAGGTCCTGGAGAGAAGGGTGGAGAGGATGAAGACCGGGGGCTGA
- a CDS encoding acylphosphatase: MKKKLIIKGEKVQDVGYRLFLLDVAEELGLTGFQARNIKDYVEFIVEGDDEKVSSFLSFAKENYPSFAKVSEIYEKDYEGEVISIDRFYHRFSIDQLVKMVEIGVNMLGKQDEMLNKQDQMLKKQDEMITKQDQMLIKQDQSLNKQDQMLKKQDEMIGKQDEMIGKQDEMIGKQDEMLGGQYSLLKKQDEIIIEIRALRGDLRSFMEERLDRIERDIAIIKAKIGLMETSI; the protein is encoded by the coding sequence ATGAAGAAGAAGCTCATCATCAAAGGAGAGAAGGTTCAGGACGTTGGTTATAGGTTATTCCTCTTAGATGTTGCAGAAGAGTTAGGATTAACCGGTTTTCAAGCTAGGAATATAAAGGATTATGTTGAGTTTATCGTTGAAGGTGATGATGAAAAAGTTTCCAGTTTTCTAAGTTTTGCTAAAGAAAATTATCCCTCATTCGCTAAAGTAAGTGAGATATATGAAAAGGATTATGAGGGTGAAGTCATAAGTATAGATAGATTTTACCATAGATTTAGCATTGACCAGTTGGTGAAAATGGTTGAAATTGGAGTCAATATGCTTGGAAAACAGGATGAAATGCTTAATAAACAAGATCAAATGCTCAAAAAACAAGATGAAATGATCACTAAGCAAGATCAAATGCTTATTAAGCAAGATCAGTCGCTTAATAAACAAGATCAAATGCTCAAAAAACAAGATGAAATGATTGGAAAACAGGATGAAATGATTGGAAAACAGGATGAAATGATTGGAAAACAGGATGAAATGTTGGGTGGGCAATATTCACTATTGAAAAAACAAGATGAAATAATAATTGAAATAAGGGCATTGAGGGGAGATCTAAGAAGCTTTATGGAGGAGAGGCTTGACAGGATTGAAAGAGATATAGCCATAATAAAGGCTAAAATAGGGTTAATGGAAACATCTATTTAA
- a CDS encoding DUF2961 domain-containing protein: protein MLIGHSSLASLPILREYRSRRISSYDRTGGNMDLWIIKGGERKVLADIEGPACIKHIWMTLGLPQEDYLRRIVLRFYWDGAGEPSVECPIGDFFGLGHGIRKNFVSLPLQMSPQEGKGFNSWWPMPFRRRAIIEVENQGDHDYGHYFYIDYEHYGSERMVEGLAYFHAQWRRELDTDGWAYRDRLSLHSMREDPRWYNVDGRDNYIILEAEGDGIYCGAHLDIDCFCRNPDDWYGEGDDMVFIDGEEWPPSIHGTGTEDWFNCAYCPREEYQAPYHGVILYSGTRTWPWRRKQTVYRYYIEDPIRFHKSIRATIEHGHANTLSLDISSTAYYYLKEPRRGGPPLAPAAERLPRPDEEEYKPER from the coding sequence ATGTTGATCGGACATTCAAGTCTGGCGTCTCTCCCCATTTTAAGAGAGTATAGGAGCCGGCGGATCTCAAGCTATGATAGGACAGGGGGGAATATGGATCTATGGATCATTAAGGGTGGGGAGAGAAAGGTTCTAGCAGATATTGAGGGGCCTGCCTGCATCAAGCACATATGGATGACCCTGGGGCTGCCACAGGAAGACTACCTTCGAAGGATAGTATTGAGGTTTTACTGGGATGGAGCTGGTGAGCCCAGCGTGGAATGCCCTATCGGCGACTTCTTCGGGTTGGGACATGGGATCAGGAAAAACTTCGTCTCCCTCCCCCTCCAGATGAGCCCTCAGGAGGGTAAGGGGTTCAACTCCTGGTGGCCCATGCCCTTCCGCAGAAGGGCGATCATAGAGGTTGAGAATCAGGGGGATCATGACTACGGGCACTATTTCTACATAGACTATGAGCATTACGGGTCGGAGAGGATGGTTGAGGGGTTGGCCTACTTCCACGCCCAGTGGAGGCGTGAATTGGATACGGACGGATGGGCCTACAGGGATAGGCTGAGCCTCCACTCGATGAGGGAGGATCCGAGATGGTACAATGTGGATGGTAGAGACAACTACATCATCCTCGAGGCTGAGGGGGATGGGATCTACTGCGGAGCACACCTGGACATAGACTGCTTCTGCAGAAACCCAGATGACTGGTATGGAGAGGGCGATGACATGGTCTTCATAGATGGGGAGGAGTGGCCCCCCTCAATACACGGAACAGGGACTGAGGACTGGTTCAACTGCGCCTACTGCCCGAGGGAGGAGTACCAGGCGCCATACCATGGGGTCATCCTCTACAGCGGCACAAGAACATGGCCGTGGAGGAGGAAACAGACCGTATATCGGTACTACATCGAGGACCCCATAAGGTTCCATAAAAGCATAAGGGCTACGATAGAGCATGGACACGCAAACACCCTGAGCCTAGACATATCCAGCACAGCCTACTACTATCTCAAGGAGCCGAGGAGGGGCGGACCCCCACTCGCACCGGCTGCTGAGAGGCTTCCAAGGCCCGATGAGGAGGAATACAAACCAGAGAGATAA
- the speD gene encoding adenosylmethionine decarboxylase has protein sequence MGIHILAEFLGVDQEKISRVERTREILDRVVSRSGFRAISSSFHQFEPYGVSAVYLLAESHLSVHTWPEYGYVALDIFSCGGEEPAHIAYELLVEEFQPKVAERRVIRRNLYEKVGAKNTG, from the coding sequence ATGGGCATCCACATCCTCGCCGAGTTCCTCGGCGTGGACCAGGAGAAGATCTCCCGGGTGGAGAGGACCCGGGAGATACTGGATAGAGTTGTCTCCAGATCCGGCTTTAGGGCCATCTCCTCAAGCTTCCACCAGTTCGAGCCCTACGGTGTCTCCGCCGTATACCTCCTAGCTGAATCTCATCTCAGCGTCCATACATGGCCTGAGTATGGGTATGTCGCCCTAGACATCTTCTCCTGTGGGGGTGAAGAGCCTGCCCATATAGCCTATGAGCTTCTCGTAGAGGAGTTTCAGCCCAAGGTGGCGGAGAGGAGGGTAATCAGGAGGAACCTCTATGAGAAGGTGGGAGCGAAAAATACTGGATGA
- a CDS encoding FprA family A-type flavoprotein: MKALVIYDSRTGNTEKMARAIAEGASSVKGVSVEVKKIGEAFPLSILADADLAFYGSPVIYADVTDGFRSFLEHLKRLVEDGRISMKGKIAAVFGSYGFDGAWIMEERMKRMLENLGYKVYEKVCVETADSVRYRPDRALENCRSFGREAAEARGKI; encoded by the coding sequence TTGAAAGCCTTAGTTATCTATGATAGCAGAACTGGAAACACAGAGAAGATGGCCAGGGCGATAGCCGAGGGAGCATCCTCTGTGAAGGGGGTCTCCGTCGAGGTGAAGAAGATCGGGGAGGCCTTTCCCCTTTCCATACTGGCCGATGCCGACCTCGCCTTCTACGGCTCCCCGGTAATATATGCCGATGTCACTGATGGATTTAGGAGCTTCCTAGAGCATCTAAAGAGGCTGGTAGAGGACGGGAGGATAAGCATGAAGGGGAAGATAGCAGCGGTCTTCGGCAGCTACGGATTCGACGGGGCCTGGATAATGGAGGAGAGGATGAAGAGGATGCTTGAGAATCTAGGTTATAAAGTCTATGAGAAGGTCTGTGTGGAGACCGCGGACTCGGTCAGATACAGGCCTGATAGAGCCCTAGAGAATTGCAGGAGCTTCGGAAGGGAGGCGGCGGAGGCCAGAGGAAAGATTTGA
- a CDS encoding UPF0175 family protein produces the protein MGEVISTRLPEEILRDLKEIEEEEKADRATVVRRLLARAVKLWKAEKALRLYREGKVTLWRAARIADLTLREMMEYAAREGVQFQYSQKDLEEDIEAALRE, from the coding sequence ATGGGTGAGGTTATATCAACCCGCCTGCCTGAAGAGATCCTCAGAGATCTGAAAGAGATAGAAGAGGAAGAGAAGGCAGATAGGGCTACAGTCGTCAGAAGGCTTCTGGCGAGGGCTGTCAAACTTTGGAAGGCAGAAAAGGCCTTAAGGCTCTACCGTGAGGGTAAGGTAACTCTCTGGCGCGCCGCCAGAATCGCAGACCTAACCCTCAGGGAGATGATGGAGTACGCAGCGAGGGAGGGAGTGCAATTCCAATACTCTCAAAAAGATCTTGAGGAGGACATTGAAGCCGCTTTAAGGGAGTAG
- a CDS encoding cysteine desulfurase: MGLPRGAQAPRRGEGRGGLQDICGGLGLTYSDLSRSMRELIESHGRPEREVYLDHENSGLIIPEALEAMIRAYREEGRGHPSITHMMGWISYQSLYEATSAISMAVNCDTDELVHTHGGTEANNLAIMGSAMMEPHGKRKILLSSIEHLSVIFPAEWLGRYGFKVIKIPVDQEGFIDLDLLSREVDRDTLMVSVAAVNHEIGTIQDLKAVSDIVKDKDEGVLIHTDACDALGRIPVDLKRLGVDLASFSSHKVYGPKGVGTLYVREGVKLEPVLQGQLSTQKLWPGVENVPGIVGFSKAVEVMHKHLEEYTMRMTRLRDRLIDGIMERVSHVMLNGPRGERRSPDNVNMSFLYCEGEALTVELSMRGIYVSSGSACTSRVLEPSHVLSAIGRRYEEAHGSLLMKVSPLNHEKEIDYVLEALPSAVERIRSLSPIKP, translated from the coding sequence ATGGGCCTCCCACGTGGGGCACAAGCTCCTAGGCGTGGAGAGGGCCGAGGAGGTTTACAGGATATATGTGGAGGTCTCGGGTTGACCTATAGCGACCTATCGAGATCCATGAGGGAGCTGATAGAATCCCATGGGAGGCCTGAGAGGGAGGTATACCTGGACCATGAGAACTCGGGCCTCATAATCCCAGAGGCCCTGGAGGCGATGATCCGGGCCTATAGGGAGGAGGGGAGGGGGCACCCATCGATAACCCACATGATGGGATGGATATCCTACCAGTCCCTTTATGAGGCTACATCCGCCATCTCCATGGCGGTGAACTGCGATACGGATGAGCTCGTCCACACCCATGGGGGGACTGAGGCGAACAACCTGGCCATAATGGGATCGGCGATGATGGAGCCTCATGGTAAGAGGAAGATCCTCCTCTCCAGCATAGAGCACCTCAGCGTCATATTCCCAGCCGAGTGGCTTGGAAGATACGGGTTCAAGGTGATAAAGATACCAGTGGACCAGGAGGGCTTCATAGACCTAGACCTACTATCCAGAGAGGTTGACAGGGATACGCTTATGGTTAGTGTAGCGGCGGTGAACCACGAGATAGGAACAATACAGGATCTGAAGGCTGTGAGCGATATAGTTAAGGATAAGGATGAGGGGGTGCTCATCCACACCGATGCCTGCGACGCCCTTGGAAGGATACCCGTAGACCTGAAGAGGCTTGGGGTGGACCTCGCATCCTTCAGCAGCCACAAGGTCTACGGCCCTAAAGGGGTGGGAACCCTCTATGTCAGGGAGGGGGTTAAGCTAGAGCCGGTCCTCCAAGGCCAGCTGAGCACCCAGAAGCTCTGGCCAGGCGTGGAGAATGTCCCAGGGATAGTGGGGTTCTCGAAGGCTGTGGAGGTAATGCATAAACACCTCGAAGAGTACACCATGAGGATGACGAGGCTCAGGGACAGATTGATCGACGGGATAATGGAGAGGGTAAGCCACGTCATGCTGAACGGCCCGAGGGGGGAGAGGAGGTCCCCGGATAACGTGAACATGAGCTTCCTATACTGCGAGGGGGAGGCCCTAACGGTGGAGCTGAGCATGAGGGGGATCTACGTATCCAGCGGGAGCGCCTGCACGAGCAGGGTCCTGGAGCCAAGCCACGTCCTCTCGGCCATAGGGAGAAGGTATGAGGAGGCCCACGGAAGCCTCCTGATGAAGGTCTCCCCCCTCAACCACGAAAAGGAGATAGACTACGTTCTTGAGGCTCTACCCAGCGCCGTCGAGAGGATAAGGTCGCTGAGCCCCATCAAACCCTAA
- a CDS encoding DsrE/DsrF/DrsH-like family protein, translating to MIREQPNTAEGDKTPRISIIVASDRVDKLFPAVTLASTAAVMNWEAELFFTTWGLLALRRGHESSEVSSDYKIHEEELRRALISGSMPGWREVLEEGKKTGRLRVYACSTTMGLFNLNPGDLVEIVDDVVGAAYFLGRAKESEVNLFIS from the coding sequence ATGATTAGAGAGCAGCCCAATACCGCAGAAGGCGATAAGACTCCCAGGATATCCATAATAGTGGCCTCGGACAGGGTGGATAAGCTGTTCCCCGCAGTTACCCTGGCGAGCACGGCCGCGGTGATGAACTGGGAGGCTGAGCTCTTCTTCACCACGTGGGGGCTCCTAGCCCTGAGGAGGGGGCATGAGTCCTCTGAGGTCAGCTCAGACTACAAGATCCACGAGGAGGAGCTGAGGAGGGCCCTCATCTCAGGCTCGATGCCGGGCTGGAGGGAGGTACTCGAGGAGGGGAAGAAGACCGGAAGGCTTAGGGTCTATGCCTGCTCCACCACGATGGGGCTCTTCAACTTGAATCCAGGAGATCTGGTAGAGATCGTGGATGATGTTGTAGGGGCCGCCTACTTCCTAGGAAGGGCTAAAGAATCCGAGGTTAACCTCTTCATATCCTAG
- a CDS encoding DUF134 domain-containing protein — MWRHRRRCGGRGRTPKPVMVGMAPSIEGLQPIPVRNPEPIQLDMAELEAFRLVDLEGLSQEEAGMRMGISRGTVWRLVQSARRKAAQALSEGRPIVITPPNSQVNRPSQ, encoded by the coding sequence ATGTGGAGGCACAGGAGGAGGTGCGGAGGGAGAGGCAGAACACCGAAGCCGGTTATGGTAGGGATGGCGCCATCCATCGAGGGCCTCCAGCCCATCCCGGTGAGAAACCCCGAGCCGATACAGCTGGATATGGCTGAGCTTGAGGCCTTCAGGCTGGTCGACCTAGAGGGACTATCACAGGAGGAGGCGGGCATGAGGATGGGGATCTCAAGGGGGACCGTTTGGAGGCTGGTTCAGAGCGCGAGGAGGAAGGCGGCACAGGCCCTAAGCGAGGGGAGACCCATAGTCATCACCCCTCCAAACTCACAGGTAAACCGCCCCTCTCAATGA
- a CDS encoding GNAT family N-acetyltransferase has protein sequence MGVRLILRKALERDLKAINDLTDELHRYLAGMYDLELSAEELEEEHFVREELGNVYVAEDTETGIVGYISFSPARDEWAGQHYELEHLVVREDFRGSGVAEMLFSILLERAKLERFNIKTGTLLRNEGGFEVLQEDGV, from the coding sequence TTGGGTGTGAGGCTCATTTTAAGGAAGGCCCTTGAGAGAGATCTGAAGGCTATAAACGATCTTACCGATGAGCTGCATAGATATCTTGCTGGGATGTATGATCTGGAACTCTCTGCTGAGGAGTTGGAGGAAGAGCACTTCGTGAGGGAGGAGCTGGGGAATGTTTACGTCGCTGAGGATACTGAGACGGGCATCGTTGGCTACATATCCTTCTCACCTGCGAGGGATGAGTGGGCGGGTCAGCACTATGAATTGGAACACCTCGTTGTTCGTGAAGATTTCAGGGGCTCCGGCGTTGCAGAGATGCTCTTCAGCATCCTTCTTGAGAGGGCTAAGCTTGAGAGATTTAACATAAAGACGGGGACGCTTCTAAGAAACGAGGGGGGCTTTGAGGTTCTACAGGAGGATGGGGTTTAA
- a CDS encoding MFS transporter, with protein sequence MRLEGKERRAFNAIFSANFISTFGETVPQPFLSIFLTGLGIPAPVVGLLYNVRNLVQALVRVPIGVMSDRLGRRRLMLLGLIILSMVPLLYYASEGLSLPFIAMMMGGLGISLYYPPAEAYASKLFPPERVGEAMGRFHLGWAVSSIIGPSVGGFLSLHFPTYRPIFIVASAVTLISVPVLWLNTEDDSTHPDLDGGLKASLLGLPSLLAGFLRNRRVLAASITTFIHSFCNWVVPAFFPLLAHGLGFSEVIIGLSLTANALVMALSLPLIGRLSDRVGRFLPIALGLSISVVGFGVLPMAGEAWELLVLMALIGLGGSLVFPVSQAAIMEALPEGERGAGAGLWGATLSLGGALGLLATSIVVSISSLELAFQFLAASTLIGVAIVALMRRHL encoded by the coding sequence TTGAGGTTGGAGGGAAAGGAGAGAAGGGCTTTCAACGCTATCTTCTCCGCCAACTTCATCTCCACCTTCGGGGAGACGGTACCTCAGCCCTTCCTCTCGATCTTCCTCACCGGGCTGGGTATCCCAGCCCCTGTCGTCGGGCTGCTCTATAACGTTAGGAACCTAGTGCAGGCCCTTGTCCGCGTCCCCATCGGGGTTATGAGTGATAGGCTTGGAAGGAGGAGGCTGATGCTTCTAGGTTTAATCATCCTCTCGATGGTCCCCCTCCTCTACTATGCAAGCGAGGGCCTTTCGCTACCATTCATCGCTATGATGATGGGTGGATTGGGCATCTCCCTTTATTATCCGCCCGCGGAGGCTTATGCCTCGAAGCTCTTCCCCCCTGAGAGGGTTGGGGAGGCCATGGGGAGGTTCCACCTGGGCTGGGCGGTGAGCTCCATCATAGGCCCATCTGTTGGGGGGTTCCTCTCCCTCCACTTCCCCACATATAGGCCCATCTTCATAGTTGCCTCCGCCGTCACCCTCATCAGCGTCCCAGTGCTCTGGCTCAACACCGAAGATGACTCCACCCACCCAGACCTGGATGGTGGTCTGAAGGCCTCCCTATTGGGTCTTCCATCCCTTCTGGCCGGGTTCCTGAGGAACAGGAGGGTGTTGGCGGCCTCCATAACAACCTTCATCCACTCCTTCTGCAACTGGGTTGTTCCAGCCTTCTTCCCCCTCCTAGCCCACGGCCTCGGCTTCAGCGAGGTTATCATAGGGCTCTCCCTAACGGCGAACGCCCTCGTGATGGCCCTCTCCCTACCCCTCATAGGGAGGCTCTCAGATAGGGTTGGCCGCTTCCTCCCCATAGCTTTAGGCCTCTCCATCAGCGTGGTGGGATTCGGCGTCCTCCCAATGGCCGGTGAGGCCTGGGAGCTACTAGTGTTAATGGCCCTTATAGGGCTCGGGGGCTCCCTAGTGTTTCCTGTGTCCCAGGCAGCCATAATGGAGGCGCTCCCAGAAGGGGAGAGAGGCGCGGGAGCAGGCCTCTGGGGGGCAACATTATCCCTCGGTGGAGCCTTAGGCCTCCTCGCCACGAGCATTGTGGTCTCCATCTCCTCCCTGGAACTTGCTTTCCAATTCCTAGCTGCCTCAACCCTCATAGGCGTGGCCATAGTGGCCCTTATGAGGAGACACCTCTAA